The following coding sequences lie in one Paenibacillus durus ATCC 35681 genomic window:
- a CDS encoding PLP-dependent aminotransferase family protein gives MWITVDKHSSVPMFRQVYLSLRSRILSGELTAGLKLPSTRELASRLVVSRNIILEAYELLLAEGFIVSRSGSGTYVAEGAVMPQALSPPMPSSEASGGPFPAGPQIKAAETGSEIISFKTGMPDLDLFPRKTWGDLLRNASRDAATSSLGYGDPAGEPRLRSVLSGYLANTRGVTARPEQLVITGGAVQAIQLAARLLLSSGDAALAEEPTNAELKTILSSTGATVHSLPVDDSGLVTSSLPKQRPPKLIYVTPSHQFPLGGILPIQRRIELIRYAQETGSLIIEDDYDSEFRYDGAPVHSLQSLAPEKVFYVGTFSKVMFPALRIGYVVLPSPFIEDFVHLKRLSDYQTPGLTQLSLAQFIEQKGLYSHIYKMKKVYRRRRDILLESLSRHFGGQFRICGRAAGLHLTAEFSFPLPENLPEFFEQESLYAEVLEGGRLLLGFGHLDEQKIQEGVRRIKRAMERG, from the coding sequence GACTGAAGCTCCCTTCGACCCGTGAGTTGGCCTCCCGGCTCGTTGTATCGCGAAACATCATTCTGGAAGCGTATGAGCTGCTGCTGGCGGAAGGTTTTATCGTCTCACGTTCCGGATCGGGCACGTACGTCGCGGAAGGCGCGGTTATGCCACAGGCGCTTTCTCCACCTATGCCTTCATCCGAAGCAAGCGGAGGCCCGTTCCCTGCCGGTCCGCAAATCAAGGCAGCGGAAACGGGCAGCGAGATCATTTCCTTTAAGACGGGCATGCCTGATCTAGACTTGTTCCCCCGAAAAACCTGGGGAGATTTACTGCGGAACGCCTCCCGGGATGCGGCAACCTCTTCCCTGGGCTATGGGGACCCCGCCGGTGAACCACGTCTTAGGTCCGTCTTGTCCGGTTATCTCGCGAACACGCGGGGCGTAACCGCCAGACCGGAGCAGCTTGTTATTACAGGCGGAGCCGTTCAAGCGATACAGCTCGCCGCCAGACTGCTTCTCTCATCAGGTGACGCGGCCCTGGCAGAAGAGCCGACAAATGCCGAACTGAAAACCATTTTGTCGTCCACGGGCGCTACGGTGCACTCCCTTCCGGTCGATGATTCCGGCCTTGTCACCAGCAGCCTGCCGAAGCAGCGCCCGCCCAAGCTGATTTATGTTACGCCGTCCCATCAATTTCCGCTCGGAGGCATCCTGCCCATACAGCGGCGAATTGAGCTTATCCGCTATGCCCAGGAAACCGGCAGCTTGATCATAGAAGACGACTACGACAGCGAGTTCAGATACGACGGCGCTCCCGTTCATTCGCTGCAAAGCCTTGCCCCGGAGAAGGTGTTCTATGTCGGAACCTTCAGCAAAGTGATGTTTCCAGCTTTGCGGATCGGCTACGTTGTTCTCCCCTCGCCCTTCATTGAAGATTTCGTCCATCTGAAGCGGTTGTCCGATTACCAGACACCGGGCCTTACGCAGCTCTCGCTGGCGCAATTTATTGAGCAAAAAGGATTGTATTCCCATATTTACAAAATGAAAAAAGTGTACCGGCGGCGTCGGGATATTTTGCTGGAAAGTCTGAGCCGCCATTTCGGCGGGCAATTCCGCATATGCGGCCGCGCGGCCGGACTGCACCTGACAGCGGAATTTTCCTTTCCGCTGCCGGAAAATTTACCGGAGTTTTTTGAACAGGAGTCCTTATATGCGGAAGTCCTTGAAGGCGGGCGGCTCTTGCTGGGCTTCGGCCATCTGGATGAACAAAAAATCCAGGAAGGTGTCCGGCGGATCAAGCGCGCAATGGAACGAGGATGA